A section of the Acipenser ruthenus chromosome 39, fAciRut3.2 maternal haplotype, whole genome shotgun sequence genome encodes:
- the LOC117397284 gene encoding dolichyl-diphosphooligosaccharide--protein glycosyltransferase subunit STT3A → MMKLGFLRLSYEKQDTLLKLLILSMAAVLSFSTRLFSVLRFESVIHEFDPYFNYRTTRFLTEEGFYKFHNWFDDRAWYPLGRIIGGTIYPGLMVTSAALYHVLHYFHITIDIRNVCVFLAPLFSSFTVIVTYHLTKELKDAGAGLLAGAMIAVVPGYISRSVAGSYDNEGIAIFCMLLTYYMWIKAVKTGSICWSSLCALAYFYMVSSWGGYVFLINLIPLHVLVLMLTGRFSHRIYVSYCTVYCLGTVLSMQISFVGFQPVLSSEHMAAFGVFGLCQIHAFVDYLRSKLNPQQFEVLFKSIISLVGFVLLSVGTVLMLTGKISPWTGRFYSLLDPSYAKNNIPIIASVSEHQPTTWSSYYFDLQLLVFMFPVGLYYCFNNLSDARIFIIMYGVTSMYFSAVMVRLMLVLAPVMCILSGIGVSQVLTTYMKNLDISRPDKKAKKQQDSTYPIKNEVASGMILVMTFFLITYTFHSTWVTSEAYSSPSIVLSARGGDGSRIIFDDFREAYYWLRHNTPEDAKVMSWWDYGYQITAMANRTILVDNNTWNNTHISRVGQAMASTEEKAYEIMRELDVSYVLVIFGGLTGYSSDDINKFLWMVRIGGSTDTGRHIKEHDYYTPTGEFRVDREGSPVLLNCLMYKMCYYRFGQVYTEAKRPPGYDRVRNAEIGNKDFELDVLEEAYTTEHWLVRIYKVKDLDNRGLSRT, encoded by the exons ATGATGAAGTTGGGGTTCCTCCGGTTGTCCTACGAGAAGCAGGACACACTCCTCAAGCTGCTCATCTTATCCATGGCAGCAGTGCTGT CGTTCTCCACCCGTCTGTTCTCTGTACTGAGGTTTGAGAGTGTTATCCATGAATTTGACCC GTACTTCAACTACCGCACCACCCGCTTCCTGACAGAGGAGGGTTTCTACAAGTTCCACAACTGGTTTGATGACAGGGCCTGGTACCCACTGGGGAGGATCATCGGGGGAACCATCTACCCAG GGTTGATGGTCACGTCCGCAGCTTTGTACCACGTTCTGCACTACTTCCACATCACCATCGATATCCGCAACGTGTGCGTGTTCCTcgctcctctcttctcctccttTACTGTCATCGTCACCTACCATCTCACCAAGGAGCTTAAG GATGCAGGAGCTGGGCTCCTAGCAGGGGCCATGATCGCCGTGGTACCTGGCTACATATCTCGATCTGTCGCCGGATCCTATGACAACGAAG GTATTGCGATATTCTGTATGCTGCTCACCTACTACATGTGGATCAAAGCTGTGAAGACTGGCTCCATCTGCTGGTCTTCTCTGTGCGCACTGGCATATTTCTACATG GTGTCGTCCTGGGGAGGCTACGTGTTTCTCATCAATCTGATCCCCTTGCACGTGCTGGTGCTGATGCTGACAGGACGATTCTCCCACCGAATCTACGTGTCCTACTGCACTGTGTACTGCCTGGGCACCGTCCTGTCCATGCAGATCTCCTTCGTCGGTTTTCAG CCAGTGTTATCCTCCGAACACATGGCTGCTTTCGGCGTGTTTGGGCTGTGTCAGATCCATGCCTTTGTGGATTACCTGCGCAGCAAGCTGAACCCCCAGCAGTTCGAGGTCCTGTTCAAGAGCATCATCTCCCTGGTGGGCTTCGTCCTGCTGTCCGTGGGCACTGTTCTCATGTTGACAG gtaaAATCTCTCCCTGGACTGGCCGTTTCTACTCTCTTCTGGATCCCTCTTATGCCAAGAACAACATCCCCATCATCGCCTCTGTCTCTGAGCATCAGCCCACCACCTGGTCCTCCTACTACTTCGACCTGCAGCTGCTTGTCTTCATGTTCCCAG TGGGTCTGTATTACTGCTTCAATAACCTCTCTGATGCCAGGATATTCATCATCATGTATGGAGTCACCAGCATGTATTTCTCAGCTGTCATG GTGCGTCTGATGCTGGTTCTGGCCCCTGTCATGTGTATCCTCTCCGGGATTGGTGTCTCGCAGGTTCTCACCACCTACATGAAGAACTTGGACATCAGCCGGCCTGACAAGAAGGCGAAGAAGCAGCAAGACTCCACCTACCCAATCAAGAACGAG gtaGCCAGTGGCATGATCTTGGTCATGACGTTCTTCCTCATCACCTACACCTTCCACTCCACATGGGTGACCAGTGAGGCCTACTCCTCCCCCTCCATCGTCCTGTCGGCCCGcgggggcgacggcagccgcatCATCTTCGATGATTTCAGGGAGGCTTATTACTGGCTGAGGCACAACACCCCAGAG GATGCAAAGGTGATGTCGTGGTGGGATTATGGTTATCAGATCACAGCCATGGCCAATCGAACGATCCTGGTGGACAACAACACGTGGAATAACACACACATATCTAGAGTGGGACAG GCTATGGCATCGACGGAGGAGAAGGCTTACGAGATCATGAGGGAGCTGGATGTGAGCTATGTGTTGGTCATCTTTGGGGGACTGACCGGATACTCTTCCGATG ACATTAACAAGTTCCTGTGGATGGTGCGGATTGGGGGCAGCACGGACACGGGGCGGCACATCAAGGAACATGACTACTACACCCCCACTGGGGAGTTCCGAGTCGACAGGGAGGGCTCCCCCGTCCTGCTCAACTGCCTGATGTACAAGATGTGTTACTACCGGTTCGGACAGGTCTACACAGAGGCCA AGCGCCCCCCCGGCTATGACAGGGTGCGGAACGCCGAGATCGGGAACAAGGATTTTGAGCTGGACGTGCTGGAAGAGGCGTACACCACAGAGCACTGGCTGGTCAGGATATACAAG gTGAAGGACCTAGACAATCGTGGCCTGTCCCGAACATAA